The proteins below are encoded in one region of Periplaneta americana isolate PAMFEO1 chromosome 11, P.americana_PAMFEO1_priV1, whole genome shotgun sequence:
- the LOC138708657 gene encoding putative gustatory receptor 28b, producing MGYVMCMLIPQDAKDYYIQFVYFSIYVLESVTIMQFIYSVLILKDRFETLNTELLSLFGVDMEGTLIELQLRFGQVETMTNKEEETDSIANDGSQKTQHCEESLLKCSNIKFGNLEEINLRSSSKTWQRSMRIRKLRGIHNILCDAAELTNSIYQVQVLMDLIGVLVEITSCLYLTLTYAAKLLTCQLMSPLQWNLLGLFLVWVAINLSKLFAIMVSCRGASKAANHTAELVHKLLVLQPLHSNSSAELQLFSQQLMHSKLHFTACGLFTIDFTLLYSMASAVTTYLIILLQYSGHDIVDIMKLCNKTAHTTV from the coding sequence ATGGGCTATGTTATGTGTATGTTGATACCTCAAGATGCTAAAGACTACTACATACAGTTCGtttatttttcaatctatgtaCTGGAATCGGTTACAataatgcagttcatttattcagTGCTTATACTAAAAGACAGATTTGAAACTTTGAACACAGAACTGCTCTCTCTTTTTGGTGTTGATATGGAGGGTACATTGATAGAACTTCAGCTGAGATTTGGTCAAGTTGAAACTATGACAAATAAGGAGGAAGAAACGGATTCAATAGCAAACGATGGATCACAGAAAACTCAACATTGTGAAGAGAGTTTATTGAAGTgttcaaatataaaatttggaaatctgGAAGAAATCAATCTTAGATCAAGTTCGAAAACATGGCAGAGGAGCATGCGTATCAGGAAACTGCGTGGCATCCACAACATTCTATGCGATGCTGCTGAGCTGACGAATTCCATATATCAAGTTCAAGTTCTTATGGATCTGATAGGGGTTCTCGTTGAGATCACGTCCTGCTTGTACCTAACGCTCACGTACGCAGCGAAGCTGCTCACATGTCAGCTGATGAGTCCGCTGCAGTGGAACCTCCTGGGCCTGTTTCTCGTGTGGGTTGCTATTAACTTGTCCAAGTTGTTTGCGATCATGGTGAGCTGCCGTGGTGCCAGCAAGGCAGCGAACCACACCGCGGAGCTGGTGCACAAACTTCTGGTGCTTCAGCCTTTGCACTCGAATTCATCTGCAGAACTGCAGCTGTTCTCGCAACAGCTGATGCACAGCAAACTCCACTTCACCGCCTGTGGGCTGTTCACGATAGACTTCACTCTTCTGTACAGCATGGCCAGTGCTGTCACCACTTACCTGATAATTCTGCTGCAGTACAGCGGGCATGACATTGTTGACATTATGAAATTGTGCAACAAGACTGCCCACACCACTGTTTGA